The following coding sequences lie in one Apium graveolens cultivar Ventura chromosome 3, ASM990537v1, whole genome shotgun sequence genomic window:
- the LOC141714387 gene encoding uncharacterized protein LOC141714387: MPCPEMDAPVYRDAPSNAGMEVEDPRDFDFDLDPRIPMPAEKTGPAEGTISVLVDKDDPSKVLKVGSQLSYEMREKLIYFLVKNLDVFRRPVIGERAIALKEEVDQLLEVGLIKESFYPEWLANPVLVKKPNGKWRTCVDFIDLNKACPKDSFPLPRIDQLVDAMVGHVLLSFMDAYSGYNQIPMYGPDQEHTSFITDRGLYCYVGMPFGLINAGATYQRLVNMMFKNQIGRTMEVYMDDMLVKSKEANYHVKHLMEMFNILKRFRMKLNPQKCMFGVESVLLREEDSQQSPVCYVRKRIHDAETRYTSMEKLVYALILASRKLCPYFQAHRIEVRTTYPLRQALADFLLEFDSAVDDKALVVLCPHHIEEFLEEIPHPWWILHVDGAVNNGGAGAWIVLVSPEGHHLMSAIHFKFYATNNDAEYEALINGLKIALEMGVRNLIAKSD; encoded by the exons ATGCCTTGTCCTGAGATGGATGCTCCCGTATATAGGGATGCACCCTCGAATGCGGGGATGGAAGTCGAGGACCCCCGGGACTTTGATTTTgatttggatcccaggatccctatgccTGCCGAGAAAACGGGGCCGGCCGAAGGCACAATATCTGTTCTGGTCGATAAGGATGATCCAAGCAAGGTTTTGAAGGTTGGATCTCAACTGAGTTATGAAATGAGGGAAAAGCTTATCTATTTTCTAGTTAAAAATCTCGATGTCTTC CGTCGCCCGGTGATCGGGGAAAGGGCGATAGCATTAAAGGAAGAGGTAGATCAATTGTTGGAAGTTGGTTTGATTAAAGAATCTTTTTACCCCGAATGGCTTGCAAATCCAGTGCTTGTGAAAAAACCAAATGGGAAATGGAGGACGTGTGTAGATTTCATAGATCTCAACAAAGCTTGCCCAAAAGATAGTTTTCCGCTCCCacgaattgatcagttggttgacgcgaTGGTAGGGCATGTCTTGCTaagttttatggatgcatactctgGTTACAATCAGATCCCTATGTACGGCCCCGATCAGGAGCATACATCCTTTATCACTGATAGAGGATTATATTGCTACGTAGGGATGCCATTTGGATTGATCAACGCTGGCGCGACCTACCAACGGTTGGTGAACATGATGTTCAAGAATCAGATTGGGAGAACCATGGAGGTATATATGGACGACATGTTGGTAAAATCTAAGGAGGCAAACTATCATGTCAAGCATTTGATGGAAATGTTTAACATTCTAAAGAGGTTTCGCATGAAGTTGAATCCACAAAAGTGCATGTTCGGCGTGGAGTCGG TGCTATTGAGAGAAGAGGATTCGCAACAGTCGCCAGTGTGCTATGTGAGAAAGCGAATACACGATGCTGAAACTCGCTATACAAGTATGGAGAAGCTGGTGTATGCTTTAATCCTTGCATCAAGGAAGCTGTGCCCATACTTCCAGGCCCATAGAATTGAAGTCCGCACAACATATCCTCTGCGGCAA GCCTTAGCCgatttcttgttggaatttgattctgCGGTTGATGATAAGGCTTTGGTAGTGCTATGTCCCCATCATATTGAGGAGTTTTTAGAAGAGATTCCACATCcctggtggatcttgcatgtggatggggcagttaacaatggaggagcaggCGCATGGATAGTACTCGTGTCTCCGGAAGGTCATCATCTGATGAGTGCAATTCACTTCAAATTTTATGCAACGAATAATGATGCGGAATATGAAGCATTGATCAATGGCCTGAAGATTGCTTTGGAAATGGGAGTGCGGAACCTAATTGCAAAGAGCGACTAA
- the LOC141714388 gene encoding uncharacterized protein LOC141714388 → MVSVEVGSGSLRRDRYIKEEAEVKQRLYLDLLEETSENSRLRLATYQQRVARYYNKKVKGQLLKVGDLVLRKVMPNIKNPQHRVFGANWKGPYKIKAILWKGTYHLKDLEGKLVPRAWNAEYLRKYYQ, encoded by the coding sequence ATGGTTTCCGTGGAGGTTGGCTCAGGATCGCTGCGCAGAGATCGTTACATAAAGGAAGAGGCAGAAGTTAAACAAAGGCTTTACTTGGACCTTTTGGAAGAGACAAGTGAAAACTCCCGGCTAAGGCTTGCGACATATCAACAACGTGTTGCAAGGTATTACAATAAGAAGGTAAAGGGACAGCTGCTGAAGGTAGGAGATCTGGTGCTCAGGAAGGTGATGCCAAACATAAAGAATCCCCAGCACAGAGTATTTGGAGCTAATTGGAAAGGACCATACAAGATAAAAGCAATTTTGTGGAAGGGTACTTATCACCTTAAAGATTTGGAAGGAAAGCTGGTTCCAAGAGCATGGAATGCGGAGTATCTtcgaaagtattatcagtaa